The following are encoded in a window of Capricornis sumatraensis isolate serow.1 chromosome 7, serow.2, whole genome shotgun sequence genomic DNA:
- the LYAR gene encoding cell growth-regulating nucleolar protein has translation MVFFTCNACGESVKKVQVEKHVALCRNCECLSCIDCGKDFWGDDYKNHVKCISEDQKYGGKGYEGKTHKGDIKQQAWIQKIHELIKRPNVSPKVRELLEQISGFDNVPRKRAKFQNWMKNSLKVHNESILEQVWNIFSEASSNEPVGKGPDQQPPEPVTKPCAENTEGPPSKANSSPEEPAEAKKNKRERKAERQKNRKKEKKELRLENHQENTKSQKPKKRKAAQEAEQEAADGSLGTNSQRKKSKAVRAQDGAVDGGAEVGEQADAGPGKRKRKHSEVEADSKKKKIKLPENSEDGEPENHEAPAKGKFNWKGTIKAVLKQSPDNEITIKKLRKKVLAQYYAVTNEHHKSEEELLVIFNKKISKNPTLKLLKDKVKLLK, from the exons atggtattttttacaTGCAATGCATGTGGTGAATCAGTGAAGAAGGTACAAGTGGAAAAGCACGTGGCTCTTTGCCGAAACTGCGAATGTCTTTCCTGCATCGACTGCGGCAAAGACTTCTG GGGTGATGACTATAAAAACCATGTGAAATGCATAAGCGAAGATCAGAAGTATGGTGGCAAAGGATATGAAGGCAAAACCCACAAAGGCGATATTAAACAGCAGGCTTGGATTCAG AAAATTCATGAATTAATAAAAAGACCCAATGTCAGCCCCAAAGTGAGGGAACTGTTAGAGCAAATTAGTGGTTTTGACAACGTTCCCAGGAAAAGGGCAAAATTTCAG AATTGGATGAAGAACAGTTTAAAAGTTCATAATGAATCTATCCTGGAGCAggtgtggaatatcttttccgAAGCTTCCAGCAAT GAACCCGTCGGTAAGGGGCCAGATCAGCAGCCACCAGAGCCAGTGACCAAGCCATGTGCAGAGAACACCGAGGGCCCGCCCTCCAAAGCAAACAGCAGCCCGGAAGAGCCAGCAGAGGCCAAGAAGaataagagagaaaggaaggcagaACGGcagaagaataggaaaaaagaaaagaaagaactaagACTAGAAAACCACCAGGagaacacaaagagtcagaagccTAAAAAGCGCAAAGCGGCACAGGAGGCCGAGCAGGAGGCGGCTGACGGCTCCTTGGGGACGAACAGCCAGAGGAAGAAGAGCAAGGCCGTGCGCGCCCAGGATGGGGCGGTGGATGGAGGCGCTGAGGTCGGGGAGCAGGCAGATGCTGGTCCAGGGAAAAGAAAGCGCAAGCACTCGGAAG TTGAAGCAGATTctaagaagaaaaagattaaGCTCCCAGAAAATTCCGAGGATGGAGAACCGGAAAACCATGAGGCTCCTGCTAAAG GTAAATTCAACTGGAAGGGAACTATTAAAGCAGTTCTGAAGCAGTCCCCAGACAACGAAATAACAATCAAGAAGCTAAGGAAAAAG GTTTTAGCTCAGTATTATGCGGTGACGAATGAACATCACAAATCTGAAGAGGAACTCCTGGTCATCTTCAACAAGAAAATCAGCAAGAACCCCACCCTGAAGTTATTGAAGGACAAGGTCAAgcttttaaaatga